tcgttgGTAAACATGCTGAAAAATGCTGTAAACATCAACAATCAAGAAAACGCTAagaacaattaattaaaaacatgcaattcattttaaagacaTGCAAAGAGAATCGTTGTagagataaaaatgattttcataacacaaacaaacaaaaaaaaagaggaAGAATAATCTTTTATTTGGAATGTTGAGCAAATCAATTCTTACcgtccttttttattttgctaCCTTCCAAATCGGAAGATGAAGAATACGAAGTTGCATCATAAGATCGTTTTAAATGATTTCTATTTAAATTACCGCCATCTCCGGTTGGTTGCGACACTTTaccaaaatttgcaaaatcatAAGGACTTTTTGTTGTTCTTTGTTTGAAGAGATAATAATTACCAATGTAAGGATTTAATGTTGATGATGCAGAAATTATATTAGATGGAGTTATCAAGGAGGGGGGAGGGCGCGAAGAAGAActtgaaattgatgaaaatcgtTGAAAATCGTATGGAGATCTTGTTGTTGAGAAATTAAAGATACTAAATGGGCTGTATTTGAATGAAGAAGGTGGTGATGTTGTTGTGGTACTTATTGATGGGGAAATGGGATTTTGCTGGTattgatattgaaaatttaacgaTGGTGGAGCGTTTTCGAATGATGTTTCATCTTCTTGTGACCTAtttctaagaaaaataaataatcaaatttgcaACAAACAAGAAATGTATTTAGGTTGGAagaacattattattatagacTTACAATGTTCGTCCAGGTGTTCCAGGCGAACCATCTTGCCTGACATAAGATGGGGTATTTTGAGAGAAATCTGGGATAATATTTTCATGTTCAGCTACACATCTTCCATTAAGACAAtactataaatacaaaaataattaatgatagataataagaaatattgaaaataatttacttGTCCATCGCCACAAGGAGATCCTTCTGCTGCGGGTCTATAAGCAACACAATATCCACTTCCGGCATCGAAACAAAATAATTGGGCGCAAACCCTTTCATCTTTCTGCAACaccattaattaatattactttaaaagactatataaagttaaaaaaacttacaaaGCACGCGCTTGTACCTCTATCCCTTCTACATTGAGCATCTAAAGTAAGCAATTTTCCTGGAAGAACTCTTGGTAAACTATCGTCTTCGTGTGGAGAATTGAATAAACAGCTGGCGGTATCCCCACtgattaacaatttaattaaaatactttgaGATAATTACGTGGAAAGAATAAACATACTTTAAGAAATGATGAAAACTAGCTACACTACAAGGAGACCATCTAAAGCCTCTTTCAGTATGCCTAAGATCGGACATGATGTAACCGTCCTCCCATTGGCATTTTTGAGCACCAGGACCCCCAAGATAAGACGGCGGAGGACTTCCATCGTGTACAGCTCCAAGACtaagaaaaatacaattagatataatttaaataaaataaattgatacaACACTTACAGATGACCAACTTCATGAGCTGCAACGATAATTCCACTGAAACCACCTGTGTCTTCGATAATAGCGACTGAATTAACTTTTTCAAGCCGTTTGTTAATGACGCAAGCTCCACCGACGTATGCAAAACctaaattgagttaatttttagttatagttatTGGagtaagtttaaatttaatggtgTCTCagaatcattattatttctttgattTGAAACTTTGGATTTGGATAAATCTTCTATTGGAAACAAATTTTGGAAGTTTTAATAGtatatacataaaattttacatttctatgTTTTCTGCGGTGTCTAATATTGTTGTATAGAGAGAACAAGTAAGAACACAAAGCATTGATGgtattaattctttatttgtCCTTACTATCAAGCAAATTAGAGGAGTTCAGGGTGTGGATCAAAATTGGTTGGGTGTGGCATTAATTACGATTCAACTTCTAGGAATGATTCCGAGACACCtatagtttattaaaaaaataaattaaaattgttaataataatagatgTTATTCGTTAAAAACCCCAAAATCCAAACAAACATGTTAGAGGTACAAGTaagctattattattattttggtcaCGTTTTTGGTGACTTATGTATAGGATAATCCCAAAACCCGTTAGTAATCTTGAATGCATATGGCAAGGAGGAGTACGTGCCAAAAATCTGATGATTACAGATATAAAAGGAACAGATAAAGGTATGCATTCAATAGGAATGAGTGTTTGTAAATTCATTTCAGGAGAAATCAgatgtttcagataaaaagaTAAGTataaaaacacaacaaaaacattaacaagACAAGAAACGTGCATTGGTTTTAAAGTTGGGTTTGTTTCTAAACTTTGGgtatattttggttaaaacgtgcttgtttctttttaattaagtagATGTGAAGATATAAACACaacatacaaaaataataaaaattataaaaaaaaagatggaaAGTGCCGTTCGTGTCGTTGGAAATCGGCTATAAAGGAGAATACGTGCAGAGTTCAAAAACAGCAACAAACAATTAATGTAACTTTTTAGAATAGAAATGATGCAAAAGagtaaaagaaagaaaagtaaaaaaaaaaatacattgaaGATGACGTGCAAATTTTTGTGCTCTCTAATTTTGTCGGCGTATTTCATTTTCGTACCTGCTGTACCGCGATTGCACGAATCTGATGGATACGAACGCCTGCACATGTCTAGTCTGGAaagaataaatacaaaaaccCGGTCAAACgggatttattttgaattttagagAAACtactctttttcttttatttttggaaaaacaaaaacaaaaattgccCTGATGTGGTTTTGTGctgtatacaaaaaataataaaaagaaattgattttggGAAATGTTCggggaaaaaaataaaaattgtaattagaaatattaaaatcgttGGTTTTTCTTTTGCATTGGTGATGGTTAGTGATTTTGCTGTAAAACTATGTACACCCACAACTACTAAAATAATcagcttttttttttgaaggaCAATTACCGGCTGTTCCTTTGGTGCAACGTCCTCCTTTCCTGCGGCGGCACATATCATATctaaataacataataattatCACCAAAAACCTAACATTaccaaaaagtaaaaaatcatcaacatatcgttaaaagaaaaataaaattacaaataaaaaaaaattaattgaagtgATACTGACTTTGTAATAGCTACGGCTATATCATAAACGGGAAGCCTCCTTTCTCTGAATAGATACTTTCCCATATCGGTGAGTGCAGCAGCGGAATCAATTGCATCGCGTCCAACTCGATTTCTTTCCAAATAAGGTGTAGCATCTCTTCCCTTAACAAAAAAGTAACTTAATTAAAtctgttagaaaaaaaaactaaattgttTAGCTTCTATAACATTATGATAAACTATAcggtgaatttcacttaagatgcaatatacaaaaatatatttcagtAACCAGAGCGTACcaacttactttgtcccacataaaatacatgtcaatataatttgacattacagcaaaatttcgatataacggatcaataataatatacaacaatctataacaaataaaactagattagcactagaactaatactggACCTAAAACGGCTggtatcactatgttgcatatttttatttaactaaaactagaactaacactagacctatagttcgttttttttttctataatacttgtcattgtaaattttttagggtttctgttggtattatgtaggacccttataaaatttatgttgttttcttcatttttagtaacattttcagtaactaaataattgaggttaaaatactaataaatttttagataaatacgattttaaccaagtacatatttattgtaaaaacgtgctacatagtaattaaatagaacaaaacacctTTTGTAGGTAAATAAATGCCAAATACAcacccacaacatttttttatgcacgttttctttttgaataacgaaagcttAAACGTCAGCAGAGTCAAATAAACGTCagtgtgacatatttatttcaaaacatcataTAACAAAAGTCCCTGTTagttttgccaactttacaacaatttgacaggtattatagaaaagaaatgaactatagaactagaaagattcgggtttagccgtgcgtcgtCAGACggctgttagttctagttttaattgttattcagcgctcgattgttgtatatttttattgaactaaaagt
This genomic stretch from Onthophagus taurus isolate NC chromosome 7, IU_Otau_3.0, whole genome shotgun sequence harbors:
- the LOC111418839 gene encoding A disintegrin and metalloproteinase with thrombospondin motifs like isoform X1, whose product is MATSSLFGHVLVLIVTWILTACAYDIHNHMTIEELKSTFHVDDHSLIPEYEVINISHLKQRNKRSLGSSQINSLENDEEKSNKSDSKKSKEKILSDDIDDDRTSLKLRAFGKDVHLNLVPNNGLFKKGLKLWTVEPNTTSQHGVEYVELPENLNENIGDIYQDEDNQAAILLRNDDRNGALLVEGSIGPNLVIRPLPTRLNDFYPQNQQNINKPSKKNSTIPLPIDVDDEMFLDTEDLKDEVAIDTGFPIRRKLLDEQQGQQHVVYKRKETVEEDAYSDYAFMEPDHIGKRYRRSATNEKSSRSKREAPYTIYPEILVIVDYDGYRLHGGDNLQIKRYFVSFWNGVDLRYKLLKGPKIRISIAGIIVSRGRDATPYLERNRVGRDAIDSAAALTDMGKYLFRERRLPVYDIAVAITKLDMCRRSYPSDSCNRGTAGFAYVGGACVINKRLEKVNSVAIIEDTGGFSGIIVAAHEVGHLLGAVHDGSPPPSYLGGPGAQKCQWEDGYIMSDLRHTERGFRWSPCSVASFHHFLNGDTASCLFNSPHEDDSLPRVLPGKLLTLDAQCRRDRGTSACFKDERVCAQLFCFDAGSGYCVAYRPAAEGSPCGDGQYCLNGRCVAEHENIIPDFSQNTPSYVRQDGSPGTPGRTLNRSQEDETSFENAPPSLNFQYQYQQNPISPSISTTTTSPPSSFKYSPFSIFNFSTTRSPYDFQRFSSISSSSSRPPPSLITPSNIISASSTLNPYIGNYYLFKQRTTKSPYDFANFGKVSQPTGDGGNLNRNHLKRSYDATSYSSSSDLEGSKIKKDALVSE
- the LOC111418839 gene encoding A disintegrin and metalloproteinase with thrombospondin motifs like isoform X2, which translates into the protein MATSSLFGHVLVLIVTWILTACAYDIHNHMTIEELKSTFHVDDHSLIPEYEVINISHLKQRNKRSLGSSQINSLENDEEKSNKSDSKKSKEKILSDDIDDDRTSLKLRAFGKDVHLNLVPNNGLFKKGLKLWTVEPNTTSQHGVEYVELPENLNENIGDIYQDEDNQAAILLRNDDRNGALLVEGSIGPNLVIRPLPTRLNDFYPQNQQNINKPSKKNSTIPLPIDVDDEMFLDTEDLKDEVAIDTGFPIRRKLLDEQQGQQHVVYKRKETVEEDAYSDYAFMEPDHIGKRYRRSATNEKSSRSKREAPYTIYPEILVIVDYDGYRLHGGDNLQIKRYFVSFWNGVDLRYKLLKGPKIRISIAGIIVSRGRDATPYLERNRVGRDAIDSAAALTDMGKYLFRERRLPVYDIAVAITKYDMCRRRKGGRCTKGTAGFAYVGGACVINKRLEKVNSVAIIEDTGGFSGIIVAAHEVGHLLGAVHDGSPPPSYLGGPGAQKCQWEDGYIMSDLRHTERGFRWSPCSVASFHHFLNGDTASCLFNSPHEDDSLPRVLPGKLLTLDAQCRRDRGTSACFKDERVCAQLFCFDAGSGYCVAYRPAAEGSPCGDGQYCLNGRCVAEHENIIPDFSQNTPSYVRQDGSPGTPGRTLNRSQEDETSFENAPPSLNFQYQYQQNPISPSISTTTTSPPSSFKYSPFSIFNFSTTRSPYDFQRFSSISSSSSRPPPSLITPSNIISASSTLNPYIGNYYLFKQRTTKSPYDFANFGKVSQPTGDGGNLNRNHLKRSYDATSYSSSSDLEGSKIKKDALVSE